A window of the Lactuca sativa cultivar Salinas chromosome 5, Lsat_Salinas_v11, whole genome shotgun sequence genome harbors these coding sequences:
- the LOC111881456 gene encoding secreted RxLR effector protein 161-like, whose protein sequence is MVGDSKVKVPMTFRTKLTPSMDKLTTDMTLYCQMISSLMYLTTSRQYIKFSVCYCARFQANPREPHMTDVKNIFRYLKRTSSLGIWYPSSSGFFVQAFSDADLGSCGLDRKSTMGGFQFPKVKIMSWQCKKQTCVSLSIVEGEYIATTSCTTQVIWIQSQLRDYAST, encoded by the coding sequence ATGGTGGGAgattcaaaagtgaaggttccaatgACATTCAGAACGAAACTAACACCATCTATGGACAAGCTAACTACTGATATGACTCTCTATTGTCAAATGATAAGTTCATTGATGTATCTGACTACTAGTCGTCAATATATTAAGTTTTCTgtttgctattgtgccaggtttcaagcgaaTCCTCGCGAACCCCACATGACAGATGTTAAGAATATCTTCAGGTATCTCAAGCGAACATCCTCATTAGGAATATGGTACCCTTCGAGTTCAGGTTTCTTTGTGCAAGCGttttcagatgctgatcttggaAGTTGTGGTCTTGATAGAAAGAGTACAATGGGAGGATTCCAATTTCCTAAAGTTAAAATCATGAGTTGGCAATGTAAAAAGCAAACTTGCGTCTCACTATCAATTGTTGAAGGAGAGTACATAGCCACTACATCTTGCACTACACAagtaatatggattcaaagtcagctTCGTGACTATGCATCAACATGA